GCAATACGGAGCTGCCGTTGCCGATCGGCGAGATCTGTATCTGCGGGATCGCCGTCTTGAGCGGCGAAACGACATAACCGGCCTTGACATAGCTCAGCGGCACGAGCTGCACCATTATCGTATCGCTCGGGTCGACGCTCTGGTCTCCCTTGACGATCATATTGCTCGCGGTGCCCCCGGTGGAGAGCGGCACGACCTTTGAATAGCCCTCCATGTCCTGTATCGAAAGGTTGTTCATCTCAAGCACGGAGAGCATCACCTGCCGCGCCTCCTTGAGCGTGACTGCCTTCGGCGAGACGACGGAGACCTTGCCGGAGACCCCGGGGTTCACAAGGATGTTTTCGCCGAGAAGCTCCGACATAAAGCGAATGAATTTCGCCATATCGAGGTCTTTGAAGTTCAGCTGTACGCGCCCCGCCGCCCTCATCTCCTGCGCGGCCTTGATCAGGTTCAGCTCCTCCTGGTCGGGCTCAGCCGCCGTCGACATGGTGCATGCGGATACGGAGATGGCCGCCGCTATGAATAATGTATAGAAAAACCTTTTCTTGCTGTGCATTACCTACCACTCCTAATTCCTGCTGCGATATTTATCTATAAAGGCAGTTCATTTTTTCCCACTCTGTCCAGTGTTTTCGCTTTTTTCACTTTTATCGGCCGACAGCCCCTCCGCAACGTTTTCCTCGGAATCCTCCTTCGACGGGATGTAGAGCGTTATCTTTTTATCTTTTTTATCGGCGACGGTGATCTCGCGCCATTTTACGCGCACGGGCTCGGCGCCGTCGCCGGAGGCAGCTTTGTCAAAATCAAGACGTCCGAACCCCTCGCCGAACATCTCTGTCTCCTTGTCCTTCGTCTCCCACTTAAAGTCACCGCTGGTACCGACATCGGAGAGCTCCTCCGTAGATATCCCGGCCTCCACCGCCTGCGCGGCGTTTATGAGGCCCTCCTTGTCCTTGACGGCGGAGAGCGTGTTCTGCGCCATTATCACAAGCCTTATCGCCGCCGTTGTGGAGAGTGCGAGCACCATGACGGCGATCATCACCTCTATGAGGGTGAAACCGCTCCGCCGCCGTGACATACTTCATTTCACCTGATACTTGAGGGCGAGCGGCTTTCCTCCGCGCTGGACCGTAACGTCGAAGCGCGTCCCCGCCATCAGCGAGTTCACGGCGTTGGCGGCGTCAGCCATATTGGATATGGCAACGCCGTTTATCGCCTGTATGACGTCTCCCTGTGAGACGCCGACACGCGCGAAGACACTGTCGGGCGCGATGCGTTCAAGCTTCATGCCGGAACCGTCTTCCGCCGGAGTCATGCGCAGCTTGCCCAGTTCGTCGTAGGGGTTCATCAGCAGCGCGTCAACGAGCTCGCGCGGCACGGCCCCCTCCTGCCCCTCTTTTGCCGGTTCGATGCCGGAGAAGTCAAGCTTCGGCCCGGATGGCTGCTGAGCGGAAGACGATGCGGACGAGGGAGCGGCGGACTTTGCCGCCGTTCCTCCCGAGAGGAATAAATAGAGCGAGTGCTCCTCTTTCCCGTCGGAGAGGACCACCTCGCCGTACTTTATCTTTTCCAGCGTGTATCCGCTCACGTTTTGCCCTTTCAGATAGAGCTGCGTCCCGTCGGGGCCGTCTATCCAGGCGCCTATATTGGGCAGCGTCCCCTGGAGCGACAGGGAATCGAGCGCCGCCGCGCGCGCGGACGCGCCGTTCTCCTCTTTCACGGGAAGATCTGCCCCGAAGGGATTCGCGGCGGTAAAGTCGCCCAGCCCGCCGCTTCCGCCGGCGTTGGCAAACGACGGCGCCCGTCCGCTCACCCCGGAGGCGGCGGCGATGTCGGCGTCAAGGCGCAGAGAAAGCAGGACGCCTTTGACCATCCAGCAGAGACATAGAGCGGCGAAGAGGCCGCAGAGCAAAAGCGCCGGCGCCAGCATACGCGCGCTGCCGGCCCCTTTGTCCCTTCCTCCGCCGGCAAAGGGCGAGCGGAGGTAAACGTAAAATTTTATTATCTGTTCGTAGGAGCCGTCATACTTGAGGCGGTCCGCCATCTTATCTTTTACGGAGGAGATAAAATTCATCTTTCGATCCTCCATTCTCCGCTCTTCACCTTCGTGAGCGGCGCCATCCCCATCTTGCCAGCCA
The window above is part of the Cloacibacillus evryensis DSM 19522 genome. Proteins encoded here:
- the gspC gene encoding type II secretion system protein GspC; its protein translation is MNFISSVKDKMADRLKYDGSYEQIIKFYVYLRSPFAGGGRDKGAGSARMLAPALLLCGLFAALCLCWMVKGVLLSLRLDADIAAASGVSGRAPSFANAGGSGGLGDFTAANPFGADLPVKEENGASARAAALDSLSLQGTLPNIGAWIDGPDGTQLYLKGQNVSGYTLEKIKYGEVVLSDGKEEHSLYLFLSGGTAAKSAAPSSASSSAQQPSGPKLDFSGIEPAKEGQEGAVPRELVDALLMNPYDELGKLRMTPAEDGSGMKLERIAPDSVFARVGVSQGDVIQAINGVAISNMADAANAVNSLMAGTRFDVTVQRGGKPLALKYQVK
- a CDS encoding PulJ/GspJ family protein — protein: MSRRRSGFTLIEVMIAVMVLALSTTAAIRLVIMAQNTLSAVKDKEGLINAAQAVEAGISTEELSDVGTSGDFKWETKDKETEMFGEGFGRLDFDKAASGDGAEPVRVKWREITVADKKDKKITLYIPSKEDSEENVAEGLSADKSEKSENTGQSGKK